The DNA region TAAAcctttgttgattttgttttacAGATAATCCCAAGGCCGCAGAGATGTAATTTTCAAGGTTGAATAATAAATATAAAGGTTTGATAAAGAATATGCTTGTCATCACCACCGCATCTATAGATAGACACCCTCTCTCCATTGGGATCGCTGTCAGAACTTCCTACAAAATAACATCAATATAACATTCATTACGAGCGTACAAGAAAGTCTTATTTACCTACCTTCTCAATCCACCACCTTTTTCGTGTTTGTCATGGATGTGGATGATAGTGTAACTACAAATAATGATTTTCAATCAGAATTCAATTGCAAgtgagaaaataaaaacatacatttacaaaCAGTGAGCCTAATCCATTGTAAGATTCAGCCAATCAGGTTTGTTAGGCCAGGGGCACCCTGtaggtaaaggtggtatctcactgcacttggggcaccagtacggcactgcggggttctttcactgcggcactgttgtatAGTCTTGTATTATTTTCGCCGTTTTTTAATGATacagatattgcataatacgtaaaggTACGacgtagaagacaacaaaacgcacaaaacgtatgaaaattcgttctttatctcttaaattcgttgaataatctttcgaaccccgcagtgccgcactggtgcctaTAAGTGATTCTAACTTTATGACATATACAAGAAGGGAACCAGCGCGTTCGCTTGGAGTAGGGAGGGAGTTTTGCTGCAtgggttaagctaagggcacaacccgccgtacgtgcaatttgttcgTGCGTTTTTTGGGgtggccacgtccgccacgtatttctgaaaacgcggggaacgactggcaagagcagggagggagcaCGTCAACGCACGggacacaaagttttgcctgcacttaaagttctacggcgtgtctgcgtgctccaaaatccgttggattccccacgagttcgtacggaggcagtacttaccacggatcccaaaagattgcccacgttttggcacgtagacagcacgtttCTGCACGCACGGCAGATTGTGCCCTACTTTCTTCTTGTTTGCTCTATTGCTTTGTAAAGTTGATcatgtctttttgtgtaaacCTGCTTATGCAGCttctttttgtaaattgtaatgtttgttttttggaaATTGTATGCTtgctgtaactagtgtaagacTGTTTTGTATCCTACTtatttgtgtaatttttgtctttaatactgatgtgatgatcatgtttgtgtattttttttatgttttcagcTTTTGACGTTTGCTTCTTGTGTTTATTGTTCTaatgttaagtttttttttgtaagcctaatgttgtatttgtaaacattgcaatgtttgtGTGAGTTTGTTAGTGCTAAGATAGTGGTATACTTGatatgtttatatttgtgatTCCTTTTGAatcttcagattttttttttaatgcaaatgGAATGCTTGAGTAATATTCATGTAAATttgtgatatgtgtaaaattgaaaccagggaaggaaaaccctgcacagaaacccagggatgacacccctgcacagaagtcctagggaagaaaccctagcacaaaaaatccaggggggataaaacacccctgtaaaaaaagtcctagggagcaaaccctagccaaaaaaagccagtgggaatggcccctgcaacaatatgtaaatgtgttatagtatGATAGTATTGCATATGTCTAGATGACTGAGTAAAGGTAGACTAGTGTGTAAAATGGtaaggtaatgctagttcaaaTATTCTATAATGATCGACTTTAGTTCTGTATATTTAGTCGTATGTTCTATAGTGATTAAGTGATTATCTTTGAATGTTCTGTACTTTAGATTTATGACTTGTGaataaaaagtgaaaaaaaaaaaaaaaaaaaaaaaagattgtgcccttagcttaacagcCTGTTCTTTTACATCTCTTCACTCGTCCCTGGACCGTACCTGAGGTTTTATGCGTACAGATCAAGGATTTACGAAGCCAAAAGAGCTAATTATGGTACCATATATGTACGTACCACCAAAGCTGTCGACTACACAGCTTCAGTCGTCACTGAGTGGCCTCGCGATAGTCACGGCCACGCCCACGGCGACGCCCACGGTGATCTCCACGGCCACCGCCACGGGAACCACCGCCACGGCCACGGTCTCTCtgcaaataaaatgtacattacGTCGGTCCTGACCCACCTTTTTacacattgaaaatgtatttgcaTAGAAAGCATTTAGAAGAAACACTAACAattaataagatacgccaaaaagcgctagcagttactcaagcaactggatattacatatgtgggaaacggtcagacatttcggaCAACATCCGATATCTTTCGTTaatgacactggagagatctgtTGGagagcaatttttttttcatatcctaCCTATGAATTAAAGTAAGAAAAAGTACTCACAGGCCTCCTGTGAGGAGCATAACGGTCCTCAACCACATTGCCACCTGAAACGAAAAGTGGGAGTAGCTGTCAGAGAAGCCCAAGGCAGAAAACAGTACGATCGGCTtacacccaacatctgcttagaaatAACAGAGTGGGCATAGTGGATAATGGCCTTTTCCTGGCTACTACATAATAGAATGATCGCGTGGCttaatcggcagcgcgttgggctcaggcccaagaggcaTAGGGCCTAGGGCATGACGTACCCGctatacacgagtcaggggtcaATCCGCTTACACATTTACCTGTGAACCAGATATAGACGAGCCCTACCGTCTGGACCAGTCACGTTCCGATCCTCTTGATCTCTCGACACTACTATTTTGCTGCCATCCAGCAGATGTGGACTGCTGGCCATGACGGTTTCCACTATGGCCTTGCTCCTGAATGTAATGGACCCAAACCCACCGCACTTCTGTGTGAAGGGATCAATGCTGACGAAAACATCCTCGATTTCCCCGTATTTCCCAAAGTGCTCTTTGAGGTTGTCCTCGTTGATGTTTTCACTGAGATTGTCGAGAAGCAGCTTACGCTCGTCGCCAAGGTCTGAATACTAAAAAAAAGGCAATACAAAAGTCATCAGTTCCTGTACAAGATTTAGTGTAGAAATGAATTGTCAGGGTCTGACAAAGAGCACCTTGTCAAACCATGATTCGTCATGTAAGCCAGAGAAGACAGAAGATTTACAAACTTAAAATCACCTTTTCGTCGCCATCCCCGAAACCGTCACCCCCTCCAGATCCGACGCTTGGATCCGGGCGTCCGCTGCCTCCTCCTCTCCCGAAGCCGCCTCCCATTCCGTTGCCATCTCCCGGGCCGACGGTTGGATACGGGCGCCCGAAGCCGCCTCCTATTCCGCGGCCATCCCCGAATCCGTCGCCACCTCCCGATCCGCTAGAGGCCTGGACCAGTAGCACAAACATATAAATCCGTCAAGCAACATTTACATGGACAAAGTACTGAAGCATACACCATTTAGATTACATCATACACTATGATTGGTCATGTAAATTGGAATGATTGACTAGTGGAGTTACCGACAGCGTACCAGAGAAGACAGAAGATTTACAAACTTATATAATCACCTTTTCGTCGCCATCCCCGTATCCGTCGTCACCTCCCGGTCCGACGTTCGGATCCGGGCGTAGTATTCCACCAAAGACATCTTCTGGTCCGCTCGGATGCGGGGGTCGGATTCTACCATCTCTTCCGTGGACACCCACCAAGCTCGGGATGCCACCTCCCAGTACGAAGTCACCTTCTATTCCGCGGTCACCTCCTGGTCCCCTAGGGTTCTGGACCAGtagcacaaacatacaaatccTTTaacacccctgtcacattatacacgatcttcgggcgtatcggatggaagatcggccatatttaagatcgacaaagggttgcgcgtatttttcacctgaaaaccgtccctgtcacatataagccatactttgtaccttgtacaattgttgtgcaataaagttattattataagcaagGCTCAGGCGATTGCCGGAAACTCATTGATGATGACATATTCAACTAAATATCCCAGAAGAGGTccgactcactcactcatcaaATCTTCAATTCATGTATATCACGTCGGTCTTGATCCGATTGGCCCCTTTTTTACTACATTAAATGTAGTGCGCATAGAGAGTGTTTGGGAGAAATGTTTGCCAAGAAGGAGACATCAGAGCGTCTTACTTAATCTTGTCTCATTAATTCCGATTGAGACACAATGATTACATATTGGACTACTTTGTGTTATAGTCAGAATACCAGCAGTTCATGAAGACATTTCATTTTTCCATACACATCACTGATTCCTTACTAAAACCCAAGAACAAAACTGCCAGCTTACGTATTATGTATAAACAGAATGGACAATGTGTGCAgagacaaaaatacagaaaaaatagCCTTCACACCCTTCATGTAGACAGACTATACAATTCAAGCACATAGATTTCACATCATTTCAATAAATCTGACAATTCAACTTCACTACATACCCAACAGTGATATATGAGACTAGTACATGTACGGTATATATGGAAATATATATAACTGTGAAAACACAAATACATAGACCAAACCTCCCTGCTTTAGACCCTGGTCTCGGAACAATACTTGCAATGTTCTTGGACCTTTCTAACGTTTCGAGTCCTGCTTTGCAATGTGAATCtctattattgttattgttgaaATGCTTTTAGACAAAAACAATAAAGGAATCTGTACAAGGATAATTGGTGAATGCAAATGGCAGCTGCGTGTACAAACTAgctttatttacctttctagtCAGTATAGTCGCTGATACCAAATTAaaccataggcggtaggccaaggaattgttgtcGGATCTCCATGCTTTGATACTGCCTGGATGATGTTACGAGTGTGGCTctaaatgaagtacatgtactcgggATCACCCGAGCGGGTGCCGAACGTCGGCGAGTTCCGAGCGAAGGCACCCGAAGATCGCCGAAGGTCGCCGAAGGCGACCAGCACTAGAAGGTCGAAGGAGGGTTAGCTCTGCTCTAAGGGTGACCGGAAGGGCTGACGGGGGCCTTTTATGAGCGCAGCGGGGTACCATTATCTGGTGGATCGGTGCCTTTGAATTGGATTGAGTGCCAGTTTCGTTGATTGTGGCACTGTATTTCACGTTGATTGTGTACTGTATttcctctttgttgcaaaacaacaacaacaacaattccgaggcctattgcccatgaTTAAACACGACGTACTGCACATTAAGATGGGTATAAAGAAACCGCCTTAAATTACGGTTCCTCCATCGATAGATCAAATATACTAGTACGAAAAAGTACTCACACTCATGTTTCCCGTGTCAGCCGTAAAAGCGTGGATGGTTCTTACTGCCGGTTATTTCAGACGTAGTAcctgaagcaaaaaaaaaaaaaattgtgagtAGCTGTCAGAGATACCTGAGGCAGAAAACAACACGATTGGCTTACACCTCAACATCTGTTTAGAGATAACAGAATTGGCATTGAATAAcgttttttccttctttattgATAACACTTATAAGGAGTTACCTACAGCGTACAAGAAAAGACAAGATTACAAACTTATAATCACTTAGGCTCTTTTGTtgaccaacatctgcttgaagaagaTTGTCACATCATATGACTTTGCGCAAAGAACTTCACTTAAAATAGCTTGTTTACTGTCATGAAGGAAAACACTTGGGAACAAGGAAAAGATAATgctaataccccctcacattaggcgaaaattgatcggacgacgagtctgcgagctctagatattacgaggaggcatgactctgaCGGGAAAgtggggaactctgccatttctttgtcggcagcagggtcatgcctcctcgtaatttagagctcgcagactcttcgtccgatcgattttcgcctaatgtgaggggggtataagaaCACTTACCTGTTAGCCAGATGTAGACGGACCCtaacaaaaaataacaataacttACCTCGTAGAGCAGCCAAAATGACAAAGTAGGGCATGCGCGGGATAATGATAGCTTCAAAAATCATGGTAAACCGGTTTGGTCTAGAACAATTTGAATACATTACTTTGATGCTTTctctcatacatgtactaaatagaTGGCAGTAAGAAGACTGAAAGTTGGAGAAACAATGAACTCAATGTTTGATAATGTTATTATAATAGTTCCCATCAACAGTTCCATTTGTGGGAGAATCGTGGAAAAGCCCTGAATCTAGGAAAGGAATCGATGATTTGCTACATGTGATTTTCTGACCTAGTTAAATGCACCACAACATACGAAGGGACCTAAGATCAAATTTACTCGTCTGTCTTTCTACAAGGAATCCAAAAACATGACCTCCCTAGCTAAGGCAAAATCTACGaagtcatgtactagtatgcagtAAATCCAAGACACGTGCATTTCCAACGAACAAGAAAACACAGTTTAATTGTGCATGGTGTCATAGGTCACGTTATGTTGTTTACGTTGCCATGCATCTTCGGTGTTAAATTGTGTCGTATGCAACATTTGGCCATCTTGAACGGCAAACGTCTGTCGATGACTGGATTTCGGAACGTTGTCTATGTCTTACATTTGGTGTCCGATACCGCTGTCGGAAAAAGACATGGGCAAGCCGGTACTACGATTTCAAATTGATACTGAGGAAATGAGATTACCTTTTCTGGAACCTTTGACCTATTAAACTTCCTGTCAGTATCTCCGAGGTGCTGCCACActtattttatggatgacatcttctggagACCCCAACACTTAATGCCCGAGGGcgaaaaaatgctgctaaaccacaggactaaacgtCCAGCCCATACTTTCCCAGGCATGGTTTGTCTANcaacagcgaatacaacatacagcaatgtactgtaccacaccgtccgacggtgccgctgtccgacagcaaatacaacatacagtgatatactgtaccacaccgtccgacggtgccgctgtacGACAGCAAATACcaacatacaacaatgtactgtaccacaccgtccgacggtgccgctgtccgacagcaaatacaacaatgtactgtaccacaccgtctgacggtgccgctgtccaacagcaaatacaacctACAACAATGTActataccacaccgtccgacggtgccgctgtacgacagcaaatacaacatacaacaatgtactgtaccacaccgtccgacggtgccgctgtacgacagcaaatacaacaatgtaccgtaccacaccgtccgacggtgccgctgtccgacagcaaatacaacaatgtactgtaccacaccgtccgacggtgccgctgtccaacagcaaatacaacctACAACAATGTActataccacaccgtccgacggtgccgctgtccaacagcaaatacaacatacaacaaatgcactataccacaccgtccgacggtgtcgctgtccgacagcgaaatCCAAACCATTAAAACTTAAAATTGGTCGACGATCTTCAGCTAACAGAGTGAAAACATCAAATTAAAATTGGTCGCCGGTCTCCAGCTAACAGAGTGAAAACATCAAGTTaacacagcaaatacaacatacaacaaatgcactataccacaccgtccgacggtgtcgctgtccgacagcgaaatCCAAACCATTAAAACTTAAAATTGGTCGACGATCTTCAGCTAACAGAGTGAAAACATCAAATTAAAATTGGTCGCCGGTCTCCAGCTAACAGAGTGAAAACATCAAGTTAAAATTGGTCGACGATCTCCAGCTGACAGAGTGCAAACAACAAGTTAAAGTTGGTCGACGATCTCCAGCTAACAAAGTGAGAACATCAAGTTAAAATTGGTCGACGATCTCCAGCTAACAAAGTGAGAACATCAAGTTAAAATTGGTCGACGATCTCCAGCTAACAAAGTGAGAACATCAAGTTAAAAATTGGTCGACTATCTCCAGCTAAACAGAGTGAAAACATCAAATTAAAATTGGTCGACGATCTCCAGCTGACAGAGTGCAAACAACAAGTTAAAGTTGGCCGACGATCTCCAGCTGACAGAGTGCAAACAACAAGTTAAAGTTGGTCGACGATCTCCAGCTAACAAAGTGAGAACATCAAGTTAAAATTGGTCGACGATCTCCAGCTAAACAGAGTGAAAACATCAAGTTAAAATTGGTCGACGATCTCCAGCTGacagagtgaaaaaaaaaacaaactgcaaacaACAAGTTAAAATTGGTCGACGATATCCAGCTAACATAGTGAAAACAATCCTGAGGTTGTCCGACAACCTGAACCGTGTTCAGCTCCCTTAAGCTGTTGCCACCCATACTGGCTTCGGCCTGGTGGTCCGGGAAGCGAGTGGGGCCTGTCCAGACTGAAATACATAGAACTGTGCATACACTTCCAGAAGGATATCACCGTCAACTAGGAATTGCCGCTGCCCTGGTTGACAGCTGCCCGAATATTGAAGTCTTCGAGCCTGGTCCAATCACTTTCCGGGCTGTTGACTGCTCCACGGATTATCCCTGTCCAGAACTGCTGGCCTAGCATAGAAAAACAGTGAAAATTGTACggtaaaacaaacaataacactGTCAAAACGAGAGCAGCCCAACCAGGCAACTCTTCTCGAAACATGGCGCTGCGGCACACAAAGAAACACTGACCACCACTTTGACGACTGCCCAACGTTTCCACAAAAATGGCTTAACTCACCCACAGCGGCGTCAATAATAAGTTTAACCATGGGCGGTAGGCCAATGAGTTTTTGTTGAGTGACAGGAACCCTACCGCGCGCGCTGTCTGCCGCGGTAACATGAGGGCGCCGTTTACCGCCTATCCGGAAATACCTCGTCAGATGCTCCCGTCATCCTTAGCGCGAGTATTTCCCGTCATCCTTTGCGCCGCCTTCCCCCTAAGTTTAAATGTTTGACTTAGATATTAGAATTTTGCAGAAAACGGCGATAGTAGAAAAGGCCTTTCCCACCTAGCTCGCTTCGCTCGCTGCGCGGCTTCGCCGCGCTCACAATCGGCCACGCCGATTGGTCGGCTTGGCCGACCTTCGGGTGCAGAAACTCCAACGCTGATTGGTCGGCTTCGCCGACTTCCCCGACCTTCGGGTAATCCCCAGTACTTTCCAACCCGGCAACTCGGCACAGAACGATAGTGTACGGGCGAATCAACAAGAATTCATTGGCCTAGCGCCTATTCATACAGATGCAAATTACACACAAAATGAAACGAGCATCagaaaaaacatttgaaaactcgCGAATATTCTCTA from Branchiostoma floridae strain S238N-H82 unplaced genomic scaffold, Bfl_VNyyK Sc7u5tJ_1576, whole genome shotgun sequence includes:
- the LOC118408344 gene encoding RNA-binding protein 3-like, whose amino-acid sequence is MFVLLVQASSGSGGGDGFGDGRGIGGGFGRPYPTVGPGDGNGMGGGFGRGGGSGRPDPSVGSGGGDGFGDGDEKYSDLGDERKLLLDNLSENINEDNLKEHFGKYGEIEDVFVSIDPFTQKCGGFGSITFRSKAIVETVMASSPHLLDGSKIVVSRDQEDRNVTGPDGGNVVEDRYAPHRRPRDRGRGGGSRGGGRGDHRGRRRGRGRDYREATQ